The following DNA comes from Occultella kanbiaonis.
CAGCAGGCACCCGTCGAGCCGACGACCACCGTCGCCGCCGCCGCCGCTGCTGCTGCTGCCGTCGCCCCCGCAGCCGGACCCGCGGCCGCGGCCATCCGCGGCGCCACACCCGCCCGCGGCACTCGCCTGGACCCGTGGCTCGGCAACTACGCCGACCGGACCCACGGCATGAAGGCCTCGGAGATCCGGGCCCTGTTCGCCGTCGCGAACCGCCCCGAGGTGGTCTCCCTTGCCGGTGGCATGCCGTTCCTGGCCGGACTGCCGCTGGACAACATCGCCGACCTCACCCAGCGGCTCCTCACCGAGCGGGGCGCCGTCGCCCTGCAGTACGGCTCCGGTCAGGGCGAGGAGGCACTGCGTGAGCAGATCCTCGAGGTGATGTCCCTCGAGGGCATCAAGGCGCACTCCGACGACGTCGTGGTGACCACAGGCTCCCAGCAGGCACTGGATCTGGTGACGCGGATCTTTGTCGACCCGGGCGACGTGGTCGTCGCCGAGGCCCCGAGCTACGTGGGCGCGCTCGGCGTCTTCCGCGCCTACCAGGCGGATGTCGTGCATGTGGACATGGACGACGCGGGGCTCATCCCCGAGGCCCTGGAGGCCACCCTCACCCGGCTCGACGCGGAGGGGCGCCGGGTCAAGCTGCTGTACACGGTCCCGAACTTCCACAACCCCGCCGGGGTCACGCTCTCCCTCGAACGACGCCCGCGGATCGTCGAGATCGCCAAGCGGCACGGCGTCCTGGTGCTCGAGGACAACCCGTACGGTCTCCTCGGCTTCGACGGCGACCCGTTGCCCGCACTGCACTCCTACGACCCCGAGGCGGTCGTCTACCTCGGCTCGTTCTCGAAGACGTTCGCCCCCGGGTACCGCGTGGGCTGGGCCGTGGCCCCGCACGCCGTGCGGGAACGCCTCGTGCTGGCCAGCGAGTCGGCGATCCTGTGCCCGTCGATGATGAGCCAGCTCTCGGTCTCCACCTACCTGAGCACCTGCGACTGGCGGGGGCAGGTCAAGTCCTTCCGGGAGGTCTACCGGGAACGTCGGGACGCCATGCTCGCCGCCCTGGCCGAGCACATGCCGGCCGCCACCTGGACGGTGCCCGCCGGCGGGTTCTACACCTGGGTCACGTTGCCCGCGGGCCTCGACGCGCAGGCGATGCTTCCGCGCGCCGTCACCGGCCTGGTCGCCTACGTGCCGGGCACGGCCTTCTACGCGGATGGTCAGGGTCAGGACCACATGCGGCTCTCGTTCTGCTATCCCACACCCGAACGCATCCAGGAGGGCGTCCGCCGCCTCGCGACCGTCGTCAACGACGAGTACGAACTGGTGCGGATGTTCGGGACCGGGGCCGCCACCCAGGTGGTCCGCGGGACCCAAGCCCCCTCCCCGAACCAGGCCTGAGGACGCAACACCATGGACGCCGCCGCACCCGACGCTGCCGGAGCACCCCTCGAACTGCTGATCCTCGCAGGGGGTCTGTCCCATGAACGGGACGTCTCGCTACGGTCCGGCCGTCGGGTGGCGGAGGCGCTTCGGGCGCTCGGGATGTCCGTCAGCGTTCGCGACGTCGACGCGGGACTGCTCGGCTACCTGGAGTCGGCGCGGCCGGACGTCGTGTGGCCGATCCTGCACGGTGCCACGGGCGAGGACGGCTCGATCCGGGACCTGCTCGAGCTCGTCGGCGTGCCCTATGTGGGTACCGACTCGGCCGGCTCCCGGATCGCTTGGAGCAAGCCTGTCTCGAAGACGCTGATGGCACGGGCCGGTGCGTACACCCCGGAGTTCGCGAGCCTGCCCCAGTCGCTGTTCCGGGAG
Coding sequences within:
- a CDS encoding PLP-dependent aminotransferase family protein, coding for MKASEIRALFAVANRPEVVSLAGGMPFLAGLPLDNIADLTQRLLTERGAVALQYGSGQGEEALREQILEVMSLEGIKAHSDDVVVTTGSQQALDLVTRIFVDPGDVVVAEAPSYVGALGVFRAYQADVVHVDMDDAGLIPEALEATLTRLDAEGRRVKLLYTVPNFHNPAGVTLSLERRPRIVEIAKRHGVLVLEDNPYGLLGFDGDPLPALHSYDPEAVVYLGSFSKTFAPGYRVGWAVAPHAVRERLVLASESAILCPSMMSQLSVSTYLSTCDWRGQVKSFREVYRERRDAMLAALAEHMPAATWTVPAGGFYTWVTLPAGLDAQAMLPRAVTGLVAYVPGTAFYADGQGQDHMRLSFCYPTPERIQEGVRRLATVVNDEYELVRMFGTGAATQVVRGTQAPSPNQA